The window tttatgacattTTACTAAGACTTTATTACTTACCGCACTTCTTTGCTGATTGAGGCCACCATTACAACGAACTCTTAAGTACCCATTAGTTTCTGCTGGGGGAGCTGCACAAGTGATGGACACAAAGAACAACATCACATACATAAAAGTTGGAAGGTGATTCGATAAATAGTCATTAAATTCAAGAAACAATAAATCAAACCAGTGGcatacaaaataattcaagCCAAAGAATACAAACAGAAAACAAACTTCTGAATGCAAGACATATTAAAGAAAATCATACGGGGCCAATCAGATCTCGGAGCAGATGATGGTCTCCATCCACCAGAAGCAGCTGTATCCCAAAGCGCATCGACGTCAATCTGCTTATACACAACAAATAAGCCCAACTTACGCATGCTTCCTTAATACAAAAGCAGTAGCtacaatatacaaaaaaaagtacttAATTCTGTCATCTCTAATCAAGAAAACAAACTACAACTCCTTTTCAACCAGCCACATTTTCAAATTCTATTAAAACTAGCCAATTCCTGCACGCCAATAAGTTCAGCTAAGTAAAACCCCAAAACACATTAACAATTCACTGAAAATTTAACCCGTGTGAACGAATCAACGTGCTAAATATATGTACCTCGGATCGAGAGATGGATCGCGTGTTGCTCTTTACAGTGGACAGTAGCGAAACAGTACAGATGACCAGAACGATTACAGCAAACGATAGCCTTCCAAACATGCCCTTAACTCCGGATTGCTTTGATTGGTGCCTATGCCCCAACCTGCTGTAACAGTTACAGATACATTAAGTTGAGCGGATCCGAGCtcttaatatataaaaattgaagaataattAATAGAGTGAGTGAAATGTAGGCATATATTTTCTACCTCCTCATTTCCGAAGTTTATTGATGGATGGGTGAAGGGAAGCTTGAATTTCAGTAGTTCTGCTTAGCAGTACTGGTTAGGATCGAGAAGAGCgtgtgagtgtgtgtttgAGATAGAGAAGGAGCTAGAGAACTAGATCAATGATGACGATGAGTATCGAACTCCCGGTGGGTCGGATCCTATAGTCGGTTATGTGATGTGGATCAGATCCGATGATTAAATCGGAAGCCTACTATTTAAACAactctattaattttatcactagcataaagattaaaaaaagcTACTACTactgttaatttttattggcTTCTAagaatagaaaacaaaaaagacTATTTTGTGGACAGATACAGTatatttgaaatgatatattaatatcatCAATAATATATTCCTTCTTACTTGTTATGTAGTAACGTGCAaagtttgtgttaaaatgactaGATAAGACAAGCGTCNNNNNNNNNNNNNNNNNNNNNNNNNNNNNNNNNNNNNNNNNNNNNNNNNNNNNNNNNNNNNNNNNNNNNNNNNNNNNNNNNNNNNNNNNNNNNNNNNNNNtaaaataaaaaaaaggaagagttTGTCTTCCCCTTCTCTCCAATGGTTGGAGGATGAATGTGGCAACAAACTGATTTTGTTCATTATGAAGCCGCATCTagttttctatttgtttgtgACAATCCACCTCAGGGTGTTATTTATGATAGATACTAAAAGTATGGTTTGAATTGCACTATCCTATCTTTCAATttcatgagaaaaaaaaaattatttgcttTTACTTGTTTTTCATATATGCTAATTTTACTTAAGTAGCGATGCATAAATGAGTCAAGATCTTTTGTATTATGGACCGAATGTCATCACTAAAAACTCTCTTATCCGGTATCTTACAAAAGTAATAAGAATTTAACGATCtcaatagaaaaatgactacatATAGCCAATGGCACCAATGTTAAAGTCTCGTAATCTTGAAATGACGAATGAGAACGGTATGATACAGACTAACACAATTGCAGTGTGACGATTTCATTACTAAGTACTCAAagacatatatgtatataatattgtacatacaatattaattatttacttacTTGCTAGTAggtgagatttttttatttataaccTAAATAAATCTCATGTCCGCACTAAAGTCagattgataataataataaatttatagataaaagataaaatgctaatgtgatagaaaaaaattggagATTGGAGAATTTATAGGGGGACTAATATGAATGTCTTAttacacattttcattttttatattcttactttactaatcttatactccatatgtcccattaaaaatgaaacgttttccttttttgtttgttccattaaaaatgaaacgtttcataaaatggaaataattctatctctattttttcatctctcttactttactatctcttctttaactcacaaaacaacactgcataaaatcccgtgccgatttctaaatgtttcattttaagtgggacggatgaGTCCACTGTTAAAACACTGCGTCCCAGTTTATATTTGACGACAGTAGAGTTACATTCGTAAACCTATTAATccctttaaattttgattaggcGATTCGATTAATTTGTCACCCGCAGTCCAAACACGAAACTCTCAACACGCGCGGTGTCGCGCGTGGGCAGTAATCATATCCTGTCAAAATCAAGCATTTTGGATTTCCAACCCTTCTTCTACACTCAAAACTGTAAATTGTTCCcgagagaaaaagagaggaGATCATCGAATTCTGTTTCAATTTCGCATGGGAATGCAGATTCATATGTACGTATAAAGCCGTGCAATTGCATCCATCCAGCCGAATTTCAAGTTTTCCAGTGTGTGTGCTGACGACGCCGTTCAGATCTGTGTGCAAAGGTAAATCCTGTTTGTGCTATGTCTTCTACGCACAATTTGTTATGCTGGAACTGCATTTTGTTGTGCGAAACTGGCggtttcttttttacttttttttcttttgtgatAAATAATAATCGAAACTCTGTCTGCAGAATCATTGAGTTCTTAACTTCTATGCCTTTCCTCCATATGTTTTATGGCTCTTTGTTGTTTTTGCTTAATTTTCCCTAGTAATTTGGAGAGTGCATATTgtattctaactatttttttgataCAAAATACTGAATTGGATCAGCAATATAATGTCTGTGCAATGTGAGGTTCTGTGTGTGTGAACATGTACTTGAGTTCTAACCATATAAGTATccagaaaaatgaaatattttgtagttGATATTAACTCCAGTCTCCAACTAGCAAATGTGGCCCTCTTAAAAGTCGAAGGATGTTTAGATTTTCTTGGTTACCTCTTGTGGTCAAGGAAATCGGTAGTTCTTGTGAATATATTGTTCGTCGAGTGTTATTGTTGTTGCGTTGCATGTACCAGTTTCTAGAAAGTAGTTCCATGTTAACTGGACATGCTATACCCCAAGCAGGATGTGAAGGATTATCTGTCGGACCAAACGGAGGAAAATGTCCAAAAGTGAAGATTAAATACTGAATTTTGATTGAATCGGGGTAACAATCTTCCAGAATTGAAATAATGGTTAGAAAGAACAACAAACTCAGGAGATGCTCTTCCCTGCCTAGCATATTCCCAACTCAATTTGTTGACTCCTATCCAATGGCTAACCTCTTATTTATAAAGAAGTAGCCCTTATTCCATGAAGCATCCTACTCGACATGGCAACTAACCTAAACTATTCTGGAGATAACTATAAATTTACTGAGACTCATTAACAATATAGGAGATGAAAGAAATAGAGTAGATAAACCTTACAGCTTCCTCTGCCTGCTCAATGACCCAATTTTTTCGTGCGTCAGTGATGGGAGtgtataaaatttgttatatgAGTACAATTTTTAAGGTTCTACCACTGCATGGTAAATCAGCTACTTTGTGGCTTGTGCAAGAATAATGCATAGAGATGGAAAAATCCAAATCTTTTTGGCCAACAAGTTTCTCTGAGTAAAGTGGCACAGCGTAAGCTTTTTGCTCATAACTACCTGATATACTATAATACTAGTGTTTCAGTGTCTTGTATTTGTAAAGTGTGTGACTATTTAGAGTTGGTCAGAGGCTGTATTTGCTATTTGTCTGAGGTTTTTTTACTCCTGTATGCCCAACTGTGTATAGAATTCTACACTAAAATATAAGTATGTActattatattactccctccgttccttgttaatagagGCGTTTTCTTTTCGGCAGggagtttaagaatagtgtgttaaatggatggtgaaaaagtaagagagatggttacttttttaccaaaaatagaaatgactcaattaacttggaactttccaaaatggtaaaatgactctattaacatggaacggagggagtattgtcTAGGCCAATCCATTGAGCAAGTGAGCAACTCTGCCATTGGATcactttgaaaatattgagttcttaacaaaaatatttgtggATTATCTACATTTGAAACTTGATGTTGAATAGAGAAGTATGTGTCTCTGTGTTTTATCAAGTCTATAATGCATATCCCGTTGAAAGAATGCCAACTACCTTGTGGTACTTAACAGAGCCATTCACCTTCACTATGAATATCATGTTGATTGATTTGTATTGATCCTTTCCAGCCTCCTAAATGGCTATATCTTTTGATTAGTTTGAAGagcaagaaaaagaaaagtcaTGCTTGATAAATGCTATTGCTTGTCTACTTACATGGCTTCTACTTGCATTTTTTCAGTAGGATTTGTTGAAACTATTCAAGTCCTGAGGCGTTCTTCAGAAAGGATAATCCCATCTGGGCCTATATATTGAGATATGGCAGATGATGTGTCAAGTTTTTGGGGCCCTGTCACATCCACACATGAGTGGTGTGAGCCAAATTATGTCTACTCATCTTATATTGCAGAGTTTTTCAATACCATCTCTATTGCTCCAGGCATCCTTTTAGCACTCATTGGTCTTGTGAATTCATTGAGACAGCATTTTGAGAAGAGGTTCTGTGTACTTCATATATCAAATATGATACTTTCTATTGGCAGTATGCTATATCACGCCACATTACAGCGACTGTAAGTTCATATCTCTCCCTTCTTTATTCTGATCAAGTTCCATTTTGTAATGTGTATAATATTAGTGTGTCTTGTAGTGTGCATACTATTCTATTTGGGTGGTGTAAACGAGACATGGAATATGAAGGCAGGGTTTGAGAAAAGTTCtgtaaatagtactcctacttgTGAACAGTCTATTAGGACTGTTGAGGGCTATAGTAAGCACCAAGGCAATTATTTATACCtagtcaaattaaaatataaatgacttTGGTGTAATTTAAATCCTTACAAATGCCACAAGATACTAGAAAAATGCTGTTCCAAGAATGGAGTTACCAGTGTGACCCCTGTTTTCTGCAGATACttttatttaactaatttgacataaggagtaaaaaaaataaatcaatactGATATTCCAgtctactaatatttttagtattcaTTCATCGAAGTAATAGCTCAATGTTaatgtcattatctatttCTGTTAGGCATATAGAACCCCTCCATAGCTTGCCTGTTACCATTTACTGTACAAACTAGGTGGCTCACTCTCacaaatttctaaaatctctATCTTCCAGAAGAAATTTCTTTTACTGAAAAAAGGTCAAGCTTTCCGTGCGTTTGCCTGCTCTGGTGTCTTTACTGGACAGTTGATTGATTAATACTTAACAGCTCATGTAGTCATGTTTAGGTAAACCAAAGCAGACAGCGACTTAGAAATATAACAAGCATCTTAATGTTCTTGTTATGATGGATCTTAATGTATGGATGATAAATCCTTCAATCAAGACTGGCATAAGTTATTGTGCTGCTAAATTTTGGGGCATATATATCTGCTTGTCCAGACAACTAATATCAGATTTTGTGTTTCTACTGTGGTGTACTTTCAGTGGCGTGAATAAAATGGTTGTAGCTAAGATTTTTATCGCAGATAATTGCTCAGGTTTGAATTGTTGTCAAAGTAATGCTAGTACAGAGACTAGTATTATATGGaagtataagaaaatatgatgACTAGATGTTTTGGGGAGATTTCTCACATTGGGAATTTGGGATATGGGAGTGTTGTTTGGTGAAAGGTTGATTATATGTATAGGTGTAATTCAGTATCTATAAAATTTAGATTAGTTGGGCaatgataattatattagttgggAAAAGTTGAATGGAGTATTGCCTCATAATTTGATTGGCATCTGCTGATAAACATAGAGGATGGAGACGAATTCAGTTGCTTCACCtgtttttgttctttttactCTCTAGATCCTTAAAGCAAACCTCTTCACCTTCATGgatatcataaaaaatcattcatCAACACTGATTAGATTATTAAGTGGATTAGAACTCTCTGATGAACAAATGGCCTGGTAATTAATATTTCTGTACATATGTATAAGTAGTGTATTGATCACAAGTTCACTACTATTTGTGTATGCTGCATAAATTGATTGAAGTTTTTACAGCTATAATTAGTGAGGCAACACATGAAATGCTAGTGAGTAGTGATACTGTATGACGGGTCTTCTTGGTTCTTGTTCTGTGATCATGTAGTaacatagaaaaattaatgtgactgatgagttttttttaattaaaatttgtctaGATTCATGATTTCTTTGTATGATCTGCTATCATGTATGTGCCTTCAGTTTCAATCCAATCGTAGGATATCTAGTGAAAAGTGCTACCCTGCAATCTTTATCTTGACATACatttgaaactattttttcagGCAACAGCAAGGTGACGAAACACCGATGGTGTGGGAAATGCTCCTTTATATTTACATCCTCTATTCACCTGATTGGCACTATCGGAGTACAATGCCCACTTTTTTGTTCCTCTATGGAGCACTATTTGCCGTTGCTCATTCTCTCTTTCGTTTTCACATTGGCTTCAAAGTGCACTATGTGCTGCTTTGTCTTCTTTG is drawn from Salvia hispanica cultivar TCC Black 2014 chromosome 6, UniMelb_Shisp_WGS_1.0, whole genome shotgun sequence and contains these coding sequences:
- the LOC125193034 gene encoding alkaline ceramidase-like, whose protein sequence is MADDVSSFWGPVTSTHEWCEPNYVYSSYIAEFFNTISIAPGILLALIGLVNSLRQHFEKRFCVLHISNMILSIGSMLYHATLQRLQQQGDETPMVWEMLLYIYILYSPDWHYRSTMPTFLFLYGALFAVAHSLFRFHIGFKVHYVLLCLLCVPRMYKYYILTEDRSAKRLAKLYVATLLVGSLCWLVDRLFCKDISRWYFNPQGHAMWHICMGFNSYFANAFLMYCRALQRGWDPKVNYFLGIFAYVKIQKPKAQ